The genomic interval GCCGGAAATATTATACCAATATGTTTGTGGTGATCGTATTGCTGGCTACCACCGATATCATTTTTGCCGTGGATAGTATTCCGGCTGTATTTGCCATTGTGCAGGATTCACCGGATAAAGAGTTGATCATTTATACCAGTAATATTTTTGCGGTGTTGGGTTTGCGTTCCTTGTATTTTTTGCTCAAAGGCGCAGCCAACAAATTCGCTTACCTGCAGCAGGGAATCGCCATTGTGCTGATTTTTATTGGGGTAAAAATGTTGATCTCTTATTTCCATATTCATATACCGGCCTACATTTCATTGATCGTGATCGCGGTGTGTATCTTTGGTTCGATCGGGTATTCGATGCAGGTCGCCTCTGAGAACAAGGAAAAAAAATAAACTGCAGCGACAGAGCGTATTATTGATTTTTAATAATCAATAATTCCCGGCATCTATGTAGTTTGAAATTTTAGTGCCTTATTATGAATTATACCCCGATAGAAATAGGCTCGCTGCTTAACGGCCAATGGCTTCGGAACCCTCCGGAGTTATCGATCGGGTATCTTACGTTTGACAGTCGAAAAGTTTTCTTTCCTTCTTCTTCGGTCTTCTTTGCCCTTACGGGTGAGCGGCGTAATGGGCAGCGCTATCTCCCTGAGTTATATCAAAAAGGGGTTCGGTTTTTTGTGGTGAGTGAGCCTGTGGATATATCCCTTTATCCCGAAGCAGGGATACTGCAGGTGACAGATACACTCACTGCCTTGCAACAACTCGCGGCCTGGCACCGTTCCCGGTTTGATATTCCAGTGATCGGTATTGCCGGAAGCAATGGCAAGACCATTGTAAAGGAATGGCTCTTTCATTTATTGAATGATCAGTTAAGGATCGCAAGAAGCCCGCGTAGTTATAATTCCCAGATCGGAGTACCTCTCAGCCTTTGGTCGCTGACTCCCGAACACCAACTCGGGATCTTTGAGGCTGGTATTTCCCAGCCCGGGGAGATGGAGAAGCTAGCCCGCATGATACGTCCCACCATTGGCCTGTTGACCAATATCGGTGATGCTCATGATGCCGGTTTTTCTAGCCGGGCAAGTAAACTGACAGAGAAGTGCAAACTTTTTGCCGATTGCAAAACAGTGATCTTTGAATATGACCTGCCCGCGCGGCATGGCCTGACTTTGGAAGATCTGTTTCCCGGTAACCCCCAACTATTCACCTGGAGCCGGGTATACCAGGAGGCCACACTCTTTGTTTCCTCGGTCGAAAAAACATCAAATGATACCGAGATCAGTTTCCAATACCAGGACAATCACTTTTCGCTTCGTATTCCTTTTACGGATCAGGCGGCCATAGAGAATGCAATTCATTGCACCGCGGTCATGTTGCATTTGGGATATTCAGCGGAAAAGATCAGGCAGGGTTTGGCAAAATTGACGCCGGTCAATATGCGGTTGGAAAGGAAGAAGGGGATCAATCATTGTACCATCATCAATGACAGTTATAGTGCCGACCTGCATTCCCTCCATATTGCCCTTCAATTTTTACAACAGCAGCATGGTCAGCAACCAGGTACCGTGATACTGTCAGATTTTTTACAAACGGGTATCGACAGCAAGGAGCTCTATGCACAAGTGGGGCGTGAGTTGGTACAGGCGCAGGTATCCAGGGTCATTGCCATTGGAGCGGAAATTTCCACTACACTTACCTTGCCCGAGTCCATCCGGCTGGAGATATACCCCGATACCGGGTCTTTTATGCGGGGATTTCGCTTTGCCCATTTTCACGAAGAGACCATATTGATAAAAGGCGCACGCGCTTTTGCCTTTGAACAGATCGTGCAACTGCTTGAAGCCAAGTCACATGAAACCGTGCTTGAGATCGATCTGAATGCGCTGGTCCACAATCTCAAAACCTACCAGAAATTATTAAAACCCAATGTGCGCACCATGGCCATGGTGAAAGCTCTGGCCTATGGGAGTGGCGGGGCTGAAGTAGCCAGCCTGCTTCAGTTTCATAAAGTGGATTATTTGGGAGTGGCCTATGTGGATGAAGGGGTAGAGCTTCGGGCAGCCGGAGTATCACTCCCCGTTATGGTACTCAATACGGAGGAAAGCAGTTATGAGGCCCTGACCTTGCATGGGCTGGAACCTGTATTGTATTCACCAGCATCGATGCTTTCTTTTGATCAGTACCTGAAAGACCAGGGTATCACGAATTACCCGGTTCACATTGAGCTCGAAACAGGAATGAACCGACTGGGTTTTTCAGAAGATGAATTGAGTACCTTACTTGGATTGGTTGAACAAGGCGCATCTTTTGCAATACAAACCGTATTCTCTCACCTGGCAGGAAGTGAAGACCCGGGATTGGATGATTTTACGATTCAACAAGCTGGTCGTTTTGATAAATTGTATGATATTATTGCTCGAAGTATAAGTTCTCGCAATGCTGATGATTCGGGACGCAAAGACCCTGGTGTCCCCAGGTCTCGGGAACAGGAAAAACAGACCTTGCTTAAACATCTCGCGAATTCCGCAGCCATTGTACGCCATCCAGATCTTCAGTATGACATGGTCAGGTTGGGCATTGGTCTTTACGGGGTTGCAGGAAAAGCGGAAGCAGACCTCGGCCTGCAGCCGGTGGCCACCCTTCGTTCGACGATCGCCCAATTAAAGCGCCTGCATCCTGGTGAAACGGTCAGCTATAACCGGCGTGGCGAGGTAAAACGTGAATCCCTGATCGCTACCGTGCGCATTGGCTATGCCGATGGATATTCCCGTAAGTTGGGACATGGTGCAGGGAAGATGTTGGTCAAAGGGCAACTGGTCCCCACCATCGGTACCATTTGTATGGATATGACGATGATCGATGTAACCGATATTCCGGGTATTGCCGAAGGCGATGAGGTGATCATATTTGGGAAAGAATTACCGATCCAGCAGGTGGCTGCCTGGGCGGGTACCATTCCCTACGAAGTGATGACCGGTATCTCAGGAAGGGTGAGGAGGGTGTATTTTGAGGAGTAGTCGGTCGGATGTTGGATGTTGGATGTTAGATGTTGGTAGTCTTCCGACTCCGGACTCCCGACATCAGCCTCCAACAACCAACATCTAACATCCAACATCCAACATCCTTATATTTGTATCTATAAATCAACCCAAAATTGAAGCTCCGTAACGTCATATTCTTTATCCTTCTCATTCTCCTGGCCGATCAGGGTTTGAAAATATGGATCAAGACCAGTTATCCCACCGGGGAAGTGACCCAGGTATTGGGAATGAATTGGTTTCAACTTTATTATATCGAAAACCCCGGGATGGCATGGGGTTGGAAACTGGGAAATGAAACTGGGAAAGTGGTGTTGACCTTGTTCCGTCTGGTGGCCGTATTGTTTGGTACCTGGTACCTGGGCCGGATCGTACGGCAGCGTCTTCATAAGGGGTTCATTATATGTGCCTCCCTGATCTATGCCGGTGCATTGGGCAATCTCATTGATTCCATGTTCTATGGGATGATCTTTGATAAAGGCCTGCATTTTGACCCGGCTATAAAGGATTACGTCACCTACCAGGGCGTGGCCAGTTTTTCGTCTACAGGTTATTCATCGTTCCTTCATGGGAGTGTGGTCGATATGTTATATTTCCCGTTGTTTGATTCCAAATTTCCTGAATGGTTTCCCTTTGTGGGGGGAGAAGATTTTACTTTTTTCAGCCCCATTTTCAATATAGCCGATGCATCTATCTCTATCGGAGTTATTACATTATTACTTTTTCAAAAGCGTTTTTTCAAGAAGAAAAAGGAAGAGGCGCCAGTTGCCCATGAGACCAATGCAGCGGTTAATGATGAGTTTCAGGTTTCTTAAAAAACCTTAAATTACACCCTCAACACGCACCACTTTATGAAAATGAGAACGGCTCTTTCTGCATTAACCCTGATCCTCATGATCCTGGTCTCCTGCCAACGAGAGGTCAGTTTTGAAAACAGTAACACCCCCTCTGATGGTGCGCTACAGGCGGATATTTCGGGCAATTGCCAGGGTATCGTTGTCACTGGCTCTTATAAGAAAGATACCACACTCAACACCACCAATTATGTAGATGTAACGGTTACCGTCGCCACCCCGGGCGCCTATAGAATTTATTCAGATACGGTCAATGGCTACCATTTTAATGCCACCGGTACGTTTACCGCAGCTGGTTCCTCTACCGTTCGCCTTCAGGCATCCGGTAAACCATTAACAGCAGGCACCAATAATTTTACCCTGAACTACGATAGTACCCAGTGTTTTTTCACGGTCACTGTTACCGAAGCCGGGTCAAGCTCAGGAACCTCCGTTTTTACATTTGACGGAAGCCCCAACGGATGTACCAATGCCGCTGTTCAGGGATCCTATACACAAAATGTGGCCCTTACTTCAGCCAATAAGGTGGTGATCTCTGTAAATGTAACCACCATAGGAAGTTATTCCATCACTACCTCTACCGCTAATGGCTTTGCCTTTATCGGCCTGGGTAACTTTACCACTACTGGTCCGCAAACCGTTGAGCTCACCGCCAGTGGATTACCCCTCCAGGCGGGCACATTTACTTTCAACCTTACCAATGGTTCAACCACCTGCACCTTCCCGGTGACCTGTGATGCACCACCCGCCCCAATTGACTATTTCCCACGTACAGCAAACAGCAATTGGAGTTATGAGTTTGATGATGTGGCTGCCGATTCATTGCTTATCCGGGCATTGGCGAATACGATTACAGCAGGGGGCAACACCTATACAATTTTCATGGGAACAGAGGATGCTTCCTTAGGCTTTGACAGTTCCGGCTACTATAGAAAAAATGCTGGTACTTATTATGAGTGGAGGGATATGGGTGGTTATTTTGGATTGGATAACCCACTCTGGATGGAGTTCATTTTCCTGAAAGATGATCAGGCTGTTGGACATAGCTGGACTACCTCCAATATTTCAGGAACGGTGACCGACATGAACAATAATGTCATTCCAGTAACCTTACGAATGAAATATGAGATCCTGCAAAAGGATGTGTCGCTTTCTGTCACAAGTTCCACAGGCACCGTCAACCATGCCAATGTGATCGTTGTGGAAGAAGACTACGAAATATTCAATGGAACTGCCTGGGTCCATATTACCGATTTTGGCACCGCAAAATATTATTATGCCCGTGGAAAGGGAATGATCAAAGTTGAATTCTTTGATGATGCCGGCACGTTGGATTTGCAGGCAGAGATACGGCGGTCGGTAGTGCTTTAGTGGGATACACTTCACCTGGCGAAAAGGAAAATGTGGATTCACATCATCCTGGCCCCAAGTACTCTACTTTCTAATAGTGATACCTGCACTGGAGAATGTAAAGAGCGTTTCCTTCTACTTTATAAACTAGTCTGTGTTCAAGGTTAATTCGTCGTGACCAAAATCCAGTGAGATTTTCTTTCAATGGCTCTGGCTTTCCAATACCTTCAAATGGTGTTCGTGTAATTTCTTTAATGAGCTGATTTACTTTTTTCAACATGGCTTTGTCGATCTGTTGCCAATGTAAGTAATCCTCCCAGGCCTCATCCATGAAAACGATCTTCATGGCTCTAGCAATTGATGTTCTTCTCCTTCGCCAGCTTTATACTGATCTAATGCGCTTATTAAACGTTCGGCGTTTTTAGGTGACTTAAGCAAATAGAAGGTTTCCATCAGACTTTCATAATCTGATTCGGATAGAACAACGAAATTTTCACCTTTGCTACGAGTAATGTGCAAGGGTGTATGGCTCGAAAAAACCATATCCAAATAGCTTTTTAGTTTTTGCCTGAAATCTGAATAGGTTGTTATCATGGCATAAAGATATATAATGTTTTTTGACTTGTACAATCTTTTGTACATATGAATTATATTATACATAATCAATAGGTTATGATTAAATTACTGCAGTATAGATAGCTCACTTTCTTTATTTTCCATTCAACACCCCAATCGTCTTCTTCACAGCATCCGGGGTTACTGAAATACTGTCTATTCCTTCGTCGACCAGGAATTGGGCAAAATCCGGAAAATCACTGGGCCCTTGTCCGCAAATACCAACTTTGACACCGGCCTCTTTGGCGGTTTGGATTAGGCTTCGGATCAACGACCTGACTGCTTCATTCCGCTCATCATACAAATGAGCGACCAACGATGAATCGCGGTCAAGGCCAAGTGTTAGCTGGGTCAGGTCATTGGATCCAATCGAAAATCCATCAATATGCCGGGCAAATTCTTTGGCGAGGATCACATTACTTGGCAATTCCGCCATCAGGTACACCTGAAGACCGTCCTTTCCTCTGGGTATATCAAATTCCTTCATGACCTCGTAAACACGATGCAACTCTTCTACTGTTCGGCAAAACGGGATCATGACCGCCACATTTTTTAACCCCCATTCCTCCCGCACTTTTCGGATGGCCTGACACTCCAGGCCAAAGGCCTCTTTGTATTGCGGGGAGTAATAGCGCGAAGCACCACGCCACCCGATCATGGGGTTTTCTTCAAGAGGTTCAAAGTATTTACCACCGATCAAATTACTGTATTCATTGCTTTTGAAATCAGAGAAACGTACGATCACCGTTTCAGGGTAGAATGCGGCCGCGATGCGGGCAATACCAAAGGCGAGTTTATGGATAAAAAAGTTGGCTTCAGATTCAAACCCACGAATGCGATCATTGATCAACTGACTTAAAGCAGGGTCATTCAGTTGCCGGTGGTTGAGCAGGGCCATCGGATGTATGCCAATATAATTGTTGATGATAAATTCCTCCCTGGCCAAACCCACACCCCGGTGGGGGAGATGACTATACGTAAAGGCGAGATCCGGACTGCCAATATTCAGCATCAGCCGGGTGGGTAGGTCGGGCAGTTTTTCTAGTTGCGTCTCTATCTTTTCAAAGGGCAGTTCACCCTCAAATACCAAACCTGTTTCTCCTTGCGAGCAACAGGCGGTTACCAACTGGTCATCTTTTAATCGTTCCGTAGCATGACCACATCCTACAATGGCCGGTACACCAAGTTCGCGGGCTACAATAGCGGCATGACAGGTACGCCCGCCTTTATTCGTAATGATCGCAGCCGCCATTTTCATGATAGGCTCCCAATCAGGATCGGTCATATCTGTTACGAGAATATCACCTGGCATGAACTCCCTTCCATCACCTACCCGTTTATCAAGGGAATGAAGGATACATATTTTTCCACTGGCCACTTTATCCCCCACAGCGATTCCTTTCAGTATCGCCTCTAATCCTTCTGTTTCCATTCGGTATTCGGTAAAAAC from Chitinophagales bacterium carries:
- the alr gene encoding alanine racemase; the encoded protein is MNYTPIEIGSLLNGQWLRNPPELSIGYLTFDSRKVFFPSSSVFFALTGERRNGQRYLPELYQKGVRFFVVSEPVDISLYPEAGILQVTDTLTALQQLAAWHRSRFDIPVIGIAGSNGKTIVKEWLFHLLNDQLRIARSPRSYNSQIGVPLSLWSLTPEHQLGIFEAGISQPGEMEKLARMIRPTIGLLTNIGDAHDAGFSSRASKLTEKCKLFADCKTVIFEYDLPARHGLTLEDLFPGNPQLFTWSRVYQEATLFVSSVEKTSNDTEISFQYQDNHFSLRIPFTDQAAIENAIHCTAVMLHLGYSAEKIRQGLAKLTPVNMRLERKKGINHCTIINDSYSADLHSLHIALQFLQQQHGQQPGTVILSDFLQTGIDSKELYAQVGRELVQAQVSRVIAIGAEISTTLTLPESIRLEIYPDTGSFMRGFRFAHFHEETILIKGARAFAFEQIVQLLEAKSHETVLEIDLNALVHNLKTYQKLLKPNVRTMAMVKALAYGSGGAEVASLLQFHKVDYLGVAYVDEGVELRAAGVSLPVMVLNTEESSYEALTLHGLEPVLYSPASMLSFDQYLKDQGITNYPVHIELETGMNRLGFSEDELSTLLGLVEQGASFAIQTVFSHLAGSEDPGLDDFTIQQAGRFDKLYDIIARSISSRNADDSGRKDPGVPRSREQEKQTLLKHLANSAAIVRHPDLQYDMVRLGIGLYGVAGKAEADLGLQPVATLRSTIAQLKRLHPGETVSYNRRGEVKRESLIATVRIGYADGYSRKLGHGAGKMLVKGQLVPTIGTICMDMTMIDVTDIPGIAEGDEVIIFGKELPIQQVAAWAGTIPYEVMTGISGRVRRVYFEE
- a CDS encoding lipoprotein signal peptidase; this encodes MKLRNVIFFILLILLADQGLKIWIKTSYPTGEVTQVLGMNWFQLYYIENPGMAWGWKLGNETGKVVLTLFRLVAVLFGTWYLGRIVRQRLHKGFIICASLIYAGALGNLIDSMFYGMIFDKGLHFDPAIKDYVTYQGVASFSSTGYSSFLHGSVVDMLYFPLFDSKFPEWFPFVGGEDFTFFSPIFNIADASISIGVITLLLFQKRFFKKKKEEAPVAHETNAAVNDEFQVS
- a CDS encoding Txe/YoeB family addiction module toxin → MKIVFMDEAWEDYLHWQQIDKAMLKKVNQLIKEITRTPFEGIGKPEPLKENLTGFWSRRINLEHRLVYKVEGNALYILQCRYHY
- a CDS encoding type II toxin-antitoxin system prevent-host-death family antitoxin, translated to MITTYSDFRQKLKSYLDMVFSSHTPLHITRSKGENFVVLSESDYESLMETFYLLKSPKNAERLISALDQYKAGEGEEHQLLEP
- the ppsA gene encoding phosphoenolpyruvate synthase, with amino-acid sequence MQQDFILPLSGVGLADLSRVGGKNASLGEMLRHLAPLGVNIPDGFVITVAGYEYFLESAGLQSRIRECLETVDHEKVETLRRAGLQIRTLIRNAHFPKDLAEAIIQAYSALSSQYDQSQTDVAVRSSATAEDLPDASFAGQQETYLNVRGPAELIDAVRNCFASLFTDRAISYRHTFQFDAFAIGLSVGIQKMVRSDLGAAGVAFSLDTESGFRDVVLINGSYGLGELLVQGAVSPDEFLVFKPTLEQGFPAIIEKKRGSKEQMMVYGDNPDERVKVISTDKATQSRFCLNDEQVLQLSRWVVQIESYYTQLKGHWCPMDVEWALDGLTGQLFIVQARPETIHSRRDPGVFTEYRMETEGLEAILKGIAVGDKVASGKICILHSLDKRVGDGREFMPGDILVTDMTDPDWEPIMKMAAAIITNKGGRTCHAAIVARELGVPAIVGCGHATERLKDDQLVTACCSQGETGLVFEGELPFEKIETQLEKLPDLPTRLMLNIGSPDLAFTYSHLPHRGVGLAREEFIINNYIGIHPMALLNHRQLNDPALSQLINDRIRGFESEANFFIHKLAFGIARIAAAFYPETVIVRFSDFKSNEYSNLIGGKYFEPLEENPMIGWRGASRYYSPQYKEAFGLECQAIRKVREEWGLKNVAVMIPFCRTVEELHRVYEVMKEFDIPRGKDGLQVYLMAELPSNVILAKEFARHIDGFSIGSNDLTQLTLGLDRDSSLVAHLYDERNEAVRSLIRSLIQTAKEAGVKVGICGQGPSDFPDFAQFLVDEGIDSISVTPDAVKKTIGVLNGK